The Carnobacterium mobile DSM 4848 genome includes a window with the following:
- a CDS encoding F0F1 ATP synthase subunit epsilon, which yields MAELQVQIVTPAGIVYNHRASRVIVRSTDGELGILPGHTPIIVPLTINGVRIERISTNAEDLIAVNGGIMEMRDNVCSIIADSAERARDIDVERAFAAKHRAEEQLRKADSVHNQKQQKRAEISLRKAINRISVSKHNQ from the coding sequence ATGGCGGAATTACAAGTACAAATTGTGACTCCAGCGGGTATTGTCTATAACCATCGGGCAAGCAGAGTAATTGTGCGCTCCACCGATGGAGAGCTAGGCATTCTTCCTGGTCATACACCTATTATTGTACCGTTGACCATTAATGGCGTCCGTATCGAACGGATCTCTACTAATGCTGAAGACTTGATTGCTGTAAATGGCGGAATAATGGAAATGCGTGATAATGTTTGTTCCATTATTGCTGATAGTGCGGAAAGAGCACGTGATATAGATGTAGAGCGTGCTTTTGCAGCTAAACACCGTGCAGAAGAACAACTTCGCAAAGCGGATTCTGTTCACAATCAAAAACAACAAAAACGAGCAGAAATCTCTTTACGTAAAGCAATTAATCGTATTTCTGTTTCCAAACACAATCAGTAA
- a CDS encoding DUF1146 family protein, whose product MSFIGIQALISIVSHIFFILVSFWALKALMIEKWIKKNHIGQAKLIYLFLSITIGYTVSSFVIEFILMSRNLIFLF is encoded by the coding sequence ATGAGTTTTATAGGTATTCAAGCGTTGATTAGTATCGTATCTCATATTTTTTTCATATTGGTATCTTTTTGGGCGTTAAAAGCCTTAATGATTGAAAAGTGGATCAAAAAAAATCATATTGGACAAGCAAAACTAATTTACTTGTTTTTATCGATTACAATTGGGTATACGGTAAGTTCATTTGTGATAGAATTTATTCTGATGTCAAGAAACTTAATCTTTTTGTTCTAA
- the murA gene encoding UDP-N-acetylglucosamine 1-carboxyvinyltransferase, protein MKKMIIRGGKRLEGTVKVEGAKNAVLPILAASILASKGQSKLSNVPILSDVFTINEVLHHLNLTVDFNETNKEITLDASGELNFEAPFEYVSKMRASIVVMGPLLARLGHAKVALPGGCAIGTRPIDLHLKGFEAMGARVHIENGYIEAFADTLKGARIYLDFPSVGATQNIMMAATLAEGITTIENVAREPEIVDLANFLNRMGAKVFGAGTETIRIEGVETLVGTDHSIIPDRIEAGTFMVAAATTKGNIFIEDAVSEHNKPLISKLTEMGVQFIEEKNGLRVIGPEKLKATDVKTMPHPGFPTDMQAQITIAQVAAEGTSTMKETVFENRYMHMEELRKMNGSFTVENQTLVIYGPAKLQGAEVAATDLRAAAALIIAGMIAEGYTRVTHLEYLDRGYYEFHKKLQKLGADIERIDETASHVLKEEELSTLFNG, encoded by the coding sequence ATGAAAAAGATGATTATTCGTGGCGGTAAACGTCTTGAAGGAACAGTAAAAGTAGAAGGCGCAAAAAATGCTGTTTTACCCATTTTAGCAGCATCTATCCTGGCAAGTAAAGGACAAAGCAAATTAAGCAATGTACCGATTTTGTCAGATGTTTTTACAATAAATGAAGTTTTACACCATTTAAATTTGACCGTTGATTTTAATGAAACCAATAAAGAAATTACATTAGATGCTTCAGGAGAATTGAACTTTGAAGCTCCATTTGAATATGTTAGTAAAATGCGTGCATCAATTGTTGTGATGGGCCCGCTTTTAGCACGACTAGGTCATGCTAAAGTTGCATTACCAGGTGGCTGTGCGATTGGAACGCGACCAATTGATTTACATTTAAAAGGATTCGAAGCGATGGGTGCCAGAGTACATATTGAAAATGGCTATATCGAAGCTTTCGCAGATACATTAAAAGGGGCTCGCATTTACTTAGACTTCCCGAGTGTGGGAGCAACGCAAAACATTATGATGGCTGCTACATTAGCAGAAGGCATTACGACCATTGAAAACGTCGCTCGTGAACCTGAAATTGTTGATTTAGCGAACTTCTTAAATCGAATGGGTGCTAAAGTCTTCGGAGCCGGAACAGAAACAATCCGGATCGAAGGAGTTGAAACACTAGTCGGTACGGACCATAGCATTATTCCTGATCGTATTGAAGCAGGAACATTTATGGTAGCTGCAGCAACGACAAAAGGCAATATTTTTATTGAAGATGCTGTCTCTGAACACAATAAACCATTGATCTCAAAATTAACAGAAATGGGTGTTCAATTTATCGAAGAAAAAAATGGCTTACGTGTGATTGGGCCTGAAAAATTGAAAGCTACAGATGTTAAAACGATGCCGCATCCAGGTTTCCCAACTGATATGCAAGCTCAAATCACCATTGCACAGGTGGCAGCTGAAGGCACAAGTACAATGAAAGAAACGGTATTTGAAAATCGTTATATGCATATGGAAGAACTTCGTAAAATGAACGGATCGTTTACTGTGGAGAACCAAACGTTAGTGATTTACGGTCCTGCTAAATTGCAAGGAGCTGAAGTTGCGGCAACCGATTTAAGAGCAGCAGCAGCTTTGATTATTGCCGGTATGATTGCTGAAGGGTATACTAGAGTCACACATTTAGAATACTTAGATCGCGGTTATTATGAGTTTCATAAAAAACTTCAAAAACTGGGTGCAGATATTGAACGAATCGATGAAACAGCTTCCCACGTTTTAAAAGAGGAAGAATTGAGTACTTTATTTAACGGATAA
- the mreB gene encoding rod shape-determining protein MreB — protein MAKDIGIDLGTANVLIHVKGKGIVLNEPSVVAIDTKTNRVLAVGEEAYLMVGRTPGNIRAIRPLDGGVIADFDITEAMLTHFIDKLNVKGFLSKPNILICCPTNITAIEQKAIIEAAEKSGGKNVFLEEEPKVAAIGAGMDIFQPSGNMVIDIGGGTTDIAVLSMGGIVTSRSLKVAGDRMDNEITQFVKKNYKLMIGERTAESIKMEVGTVFPDHRDDSMDVRGRDMVSGLPRTITIKSSEVQEATAESMALLVQQAKDVLEQTPPELSADIIDRGIILTGGGALLDGIDQLFAEQLKVPVFVAEQPLDSVALGTGILLENMTKKKFSM, from the coding sequence ATGGCGAAAGACATAGGAATCGATTTAGGAACGGCCAATGTATTGATTCATGTAAAAGGAAAAGGAATCGTGTTAAACGAACCTTCAGTAGTTGCAATCGACACTAAAACCAATCGTGTCTTAGCGGTTGGAGAAGAAGCATACTTAATGGTCGGACGTACGCCTGGCAACATTCGTGCTATTCGTCCTTTAGATGGTGGAGTTATTGCTGACTTTGATATTACCGAAGCTATGTTAACTCACTTTATTGATAAATTAAATGTAAAAGGATTTTTATCTAAACCAAACATTTTAATTTGCTGTCCAACAAATATTACAGCAATTGAGCAGAAAGCAATCATTGAAGCAGCAGAAAAAAGCGGAGGGAAAAATGTTTTCCTTGAAGAAGAGCCTAAAGTTGCTGCAATTGGTGCTGGGATGGATATCTTCCAACCAAGCGGAAATATGGTCATTGATATCGGTGGCGGAACAACTGATATCGCCGTCCTTTCTATGGGAGGAATTGTAACGAGCCGTTCGCTGAAAGTAGCAGGAGATCGGATGGATAATGAAATCACTCAATTTGTGAAGAAAAACTACAAATTAATGATCGGTGAACGTACAGCTGAATCAATCAAAATGGAAGTAGGCACAGTTTTTCCTGATCATCGTGATGATTCTATGGATGTTAGAGGACGCGACATGGTCAGCGGTCTTCCAAGAACGATTACCATTAAATCCAGCGAAGTTCAAGAAGCTACAGCAGAATCCATGGCGTTGCTGGTTCAACAAGCAAAAGACGTTTTAGAACAAACCCCGCCTGAATTGTCTGCTGATATTATTGATCGCGGAATCATTTTAACCGGTGGAGGAGCTTTACTAGACGGTATTGACCAGCTTTTTGCTGAACAATTAAAAGTACCTGTCTTTGTGGCTGAACAGCCTTTAGATTCTGTTGCACTAGGAACGGGTATTTTATTAGAAAATATGACTAAGAAAAAATTCAGTATGTAA
- a CDS encoding DNA-directed RNA polymerase subunit beta, translated as MTKERIATQMVSFVLKVLLVLVLIAIALILGIMVGYGILGDGNPFAIFDMSTWGHIFSYFTKPTIVNG; from the coding sequence GTGACAAAAGAGAGAATCGCAACGCAAATGGTGTCATTTGTATTAAAAGTTTTACTTGTTCTTGTCTTGATCGCTATCGCTTTAATTCTTGGCATAATGGTAGGATACGGTATTTTGGGAGACGGCAACCCTTTTGCTATTTTTGATATGTCAACTTGGGGCCACATCTTTAGTTACTTTACTAAGCCGACTATCGTCAATGGATAA
- a CDS encoding single-stranded DNA-binding protein produces the protein MNQTNLVGRLVREIEVKEVGEGKIVLNNTLAVKRNFKSEQGQQADFIPIVAWGQVAKLLQIYCEKGDLVGLTGRIQSRSYLSKEEETIFVIELLVDEVDFLQGKRSTTSASSSFKESKQNTSY, from the coding sequence ATGAATCAAACCAATTTAGTCGGTCGGCTGGTCAGAGAAATTGAAGTAAAAGAAGTAGGAGAAGGAAAAATTGTGCTAAACAATACGCTGGCAGTAAAACGCAATTTCAAAAGCGAGCAAGGACAACAAGCCGATTTTATCCCTATTGTTGCTTGGGGCCAAGTAGCTAAATTGCTGCAGATCTATTGTGAAAAAGGAGACTTGGTGGGATTGACTGGACGCATTCAATCAAGGTCTTATTTGAGCAAAGAAGAAGAAACTATTTTTGTTATTGAACTGCTGGTGGATGAGGTTGATTTTTTACAAGGAAAAAGAAGTACAACAAGTGCAAGCTCTTCATTTAAAGAAAGCAAACAAAATACGTCCTATTAA
- a CDS encoding response regulator transcription factor → MKIIMIEDNSSVCEMMEMFFQKEQWEASFIQDGKEGLDIFLADNESWDLVILDLNLPSMDGMQICREIRKVSKTIPIIMLTAKDSESDQVIGLEMGADDYVTKPFSPLTLIARIKALTRRANLSRENNDELERPYEIETKHLKIDKKTREAFLYDQEIEGLTPKEFELLYTLAKNPKQVFSREQLLTMIWDYEYFGDERTVDAHIKKLRQKIDKNGPQVIQTVWGVGYKFDDTEVE, encoded by the coding sequence ATGAAAATAATTATGATAGAAGATAATTCATCGGTTTGTGAAATGATGGAAATGTTTTTTCAAAAAGAACAGTGGGAAGCAAGCTTTATCCAAGATGGAAAAGAAGGATTAGATATTTTTCTTGCAGATAATGAAAGTTGGGATCTCGTTATTCTTGATTTGAATTTACCCAGTATGGATGGCATGCAAATTTGCCGCGAAATACGTAAGGTTTCAAAAACAATTCCCATTATTATGTTGACTGCTAAAGATTCCGAAAGCGACCAAGTGATCGGATTAGAAATGGGGGCGGATGATTATGTCACCAAACCATTCAGTCCGTTAACTTTGATTGCTCGAATCAAAGCCTTAACGAGACGCGCAAACTTAAGCCGAGAAAATAATGACGAACTAGAAAGACCCTATGAAATTGAAACCAAGCATTTAAAAATAGATAAAAAGACACGAGAAGCTTTTTTGTATGATCAAGAAATTGAGGGATTGACCCCAAAAGAGTTTGAATTATTGTATACACTTGCCAAGAATCCTAAACAAGTTTTTTCACGAGAACAATTATTGACTATGATTTGGGATTACGAGTATTTTGGAGATGAGCGTACAGTAGATGCACATATAAAAAAATTAAGACAGAAAATCGATAAAAACGGTCCTCAAGTCATTCAAACTGTTTGGGGAGTAGGATATAAATTTGACGATACTGAGGTAGAGTAA
- a CDS encoding ATP-binding protein codes for MKLKYFYQQMLAFFAVILTLLVIMGFSFLQFARNTTYGNTEKQLYGYAEALISSGLQQDQLDNGQLVLSNQGVTVSVFSNKDLMIYPKTDKAYSSGLSEQDLKKLAAGKRLSLTVRQKDFYGNDQQMAIVYLPFFTQDNGVFSGFVAVSSPISGIEATLMALRNNLFSAFLFSSLGAFIISLIFAKYQVNRINRLRRATHTVAGGGFDIQLENHGRDEFDDLAGDFNSMVNSLKSSQEEIERQENRRRQFMADAAHEMRTPLTTINGLLEGLEHDMIPEHQKQRSIELMHNETRRLIRLVNENLDYEKIRSNQIILRKQSFNAHEALEMIVEQLSSKAQTANDRLILDCPLDMQIYADYDRFVQIMVNLIQNAIQFTKDGEIKLTGRMNPYESIITIEDSGIGMEAKEVENIWERYYKADVSRKNTLYGESGLGLAIVQQLMNLHEATITVESTPRKGTTFTLVFPFEEDRSAN; via the coding sequence ATGAAGTTGAAATATTTTTATCAACAAATGTTAGCTTTTTTTGCTGTGATCTTAACGTTGCTGGTTATTATGGGCTTTTCATTTTTGCAATTTGCTCGAAATACAACCTATGGAAATACAGAGAAGCAATTATACGGCTATGCTGAGGCGTTGATTTCAAGCGGCTTGCAACAAGACCAGCTCGATAATGGACAGCTGGTGTTGAGTAACCAAGGAGTGACAGTCAGTGTATTCAGCAATAAAGACCTAATGATTTATCCTAAGACGGATAAGGCCTATTCAAGCGGTCTTTCAGAACAAGACCTGAAAAAGTTGGCAGCAGGTAAACGACTTTCTTTAACAGTGCGTCAAAAAGACTTTTATGGCAATGATCAACAAATGGCAATTGTGTATTTGCCTTTTTTCACACAGGATAACGGAGTCTTTTCAGGATTCGTGGCTGTTAGTTCGCCTATCAGCGGGATTGAAGCTACTTTGATGGCTTTGCGAAACAATCTCTTTAGTGCATTCTTATTTTCTTCTCTAGGTGCGTTTATCATCAGCTTGATTTTTGCTAAATACCAAGTGAACCGTATTAATCGATTAAGACGAGCCACTCATACCGTTGCGGGCGGCGGGTTTGATATTCAATTGGAAAATCATGGCAGAGATGAATTTGATGATTTAGCTGGTGATTTTAATAGTATGGTAAATTCTTTGAAGAGTTCTCAAGAAGAAATTGAACGCCAAGAAAACCGGCGTAGGCAATTTATGGCCGATGCTGCCCATGAGATGCGAACGCCGTTGACTACTATTAACGGGCTGTTGGAAGGTCTGGAACACGATATGATACCAGAACATCAAAAGCAACGGAGTATTGAATTGATGCACAATGAAACCCGTCGATTGATCCGTTTAGTAAATGAAAATTTAGATTATGAAAAAATCCGTTCTAATCAAATCATTTTACGTAAACAAAGCTTTAATGCACATGAAGCATTGGAAATGATCGTTGAACAGCTTTCGAGCAAGGCCCAAACAGCTAATGATCGTCTGATTTTGGACTGTCCGCTAGATATGCAGATTTACGCCGACTATGACCGTTTTGTTCAAATTATGGTCAACCTTATTCAAAATGCGATTCAATTCACGAAAGACGGAGAAATTAAGCTTACAGGTCGAATGAATCCATATGAAAGCATCATTACTATTGAAGATTCTGGAATAGGAATGGAAGCAAAAGAAGTGGAGAACATTTGGGAACGTTACTATAAAGCCGATGTCTCTAGAAAAAATACATTATATGGCGAGTCAGGGTTAGGTCTAGCTATTGTCCAACAACTGATGAATTTACATGAAGCAACAATCACGGTTGAGAGCACACCTAGAAAAGGGACAACATTTACATTGGTTTTTCCTTTTGAAGAAGACCGTTCAGCAAACTAA
- a CDS encoding LTA synthase family protein, translating into MTKLKNILNTRLGFFSLAVVLFWAKTYLSYTREFSLGVTGAMQQFILFFNPVASTVLFFSIALYFKKSKKAYTALFVIYFLLSTLLFANILYYREFSDFLAVTTMLGAGNVAGGLGASTTALLSARDIFYWIDFIFLLGLVLTKKIKIDIRPYKKRSAIAITTLAVTLFAGNLALSESNRPQLLARTFDRNYIVKYLGINFFTMYDGYQTAQSNQHKANADESDMEAVLSYLDDHYAAPNPDMFGIAENRNVIYLHLESFQQFLIDYKLEDENGELHEVTPFLNSIYHDQQTQSFSNLFHQVGQGKTSDSEMLLENSLFGLPQGGAFTQVGGSNTFESASQILGSEKDYTSAVMHGNVGSFWNRNNTYKQMGVDYFFDASYYDMSEGNTLEYGLKDKLFFKESVQYLEQLPQPFYTKMISVSNHFPYPLDEANVDFKPAQTADDTINNYFVTAHYLDQAVEEFFNYLKDSGLYENSVIVLYGDHYGISNSRNKTLAPLLGEDPETWDGYNNDMMQRIPLMYHIPGTTNGKINEQFGGQVDMLPTLMHLLGVETKDNVMLGTDLFSADHDQTVAFRNGDVVTPKYTINGSNIYDTATGELIEEPSEEVIAEKEKLKEAVATQLSLSDSILNSDLLRFYTPEGLKEIDPASYDYQNQIEQLKTINEELGDKSTSLYHLNGGRSTADLYKTNAPELKTNDEEIPVASDEPVETETTN; encoded by the coding sequence GTGACTAAACTAAAAAATATACTCAATACACGGCTCGGTTTCTTTTCTTTAGCAGTCGTTTTGTTTTGGGCAAAAACTTATCTCAGCTACACGAGGGAATTTTCACTCGGTGTTACCGGAGCAATGCAGCAATTTATCTTGTTCTTCAACCCGGTTGCTAGTACAGTTTTGTTCTTTTCTATCGCACTTTATTTTAAAAAGAGCAAGAAGGCGTACACTGCGCTATTTGTCATTTACTTTTTATTAAGTACTTTGTTATTCGCCAATATTCTCTATTACCGGGAATTTTCTGATTTTCTTGCCGTAACGACCATGCTGGGAGCAGGAAACGTAGCTGGCGGATTAGGTGCTAGTACAACAGCTTTATTGTCAGCCCGAGATATTTTTTATTGGATTGACTTTATTTTCTTATTAGGTCTGGTTTTGACCAAGAAAATCAAAATTGATATACGTCCATATAAAAAGCGTTCTGCTATTGCAATCACTACCTTGGCTGTTACTTTATTTGCAGGCAATCTTGCACTATCGGAAAGCAATCGTCCGCAACTATTAGCTCGTACATTTGACCGGAATTACATTGTAAAGTACTTAGGGATCAACTTCTTTACAATGTATGATGGCTATCAAACTGCTCAATCGAATCAGCATAAAGCAAACGCTGATGAATCTGATATGGAAGCCGTTCTTTCTTACCTAGATGACCATTATGCTGCACCAAATCCAGATATGTTTGGGATTGCTGAAAACCGCAATGTTATTTACTTGCATTTAGAAAGTTTCCAACAATTTCTGATTGATTACAAATTAGAAGATGAAAATGGTGAATTACACGAAGTTACTCCTTTCTTAAATAGTATTTACCATGATCAACAAACGCAAAGTTTTTCTAACTTGTTCCATCAAGTAGGACAAGGAAAAACGTCAGATTCTGAGATGTTGTTAGAAAACTCGTTATTCGGTTTACCGCAAGGCGGTGCATTTACCCAAGTCGGCGGCAGCAACACGTTTGAATCCGCTTCTCAAATTCTAGGTTCAGAAAAAGACTATACCAGTGCAGTGATGCACGGGAATGTTGGTTCATTCTGGAATCGAAACAACACATATAAACAAATGGGCGTCGATTACTTCTTTGATGCCAGTTATTATGATATGTCTGAAGGCAACACGCTGGAATATGGATTAAAAGATAAATTATTCTTTAAAGAATCTGTTCAATACTTGGAACAACTGCCTCAACCTTTTTATACTAAAATGATTTCTGTTTCCAATCACTTCCCATATCCTTTGGATGAAGCAAACGTTGACTTCAAACCTGCTCAAACAGCAGACGATACGATCAACAATTACTTTGTAACGGCTCATTATTTGGATCAAGCAGTTGAAGAATTTTTCAATTACCTGAAAGATTCTGGTCTGTATGAGAATTCTGTTATCGTCTTATACGGAGACCACTATGGTATTTCAAATTCAAGAAATAAAACATTAGCTCCTTTATTAGGTGAAGATCCTGAAACATGGGATGGCTACAATAATGATATGATGCAACGTATTCCGTTAATGTATCATATTCCTGGAACGACTAATGGAAAGATCAACGAACAATTCGGCGGACAAGTAGATATGCTGCCTACATTGATGCACTTACTAGGCGTGGAAACAAAAGACAATGTCATGTTGGGAACTGATTTATTCTCAGCAGATCATGATCAAACCGTCGCTTTCCGTAATGGTGATGTTGTTACACCTAAATATACCATTAACGGTTCAAACATTTATGATACAGCTACCGGCGAATTGATTGAAGAACCATCAGAAGAAGTCATCGCTGAAAAAGAAAAGCTGAAAGAAGCTGTAGCTACACAATTGAGCTTATCTGACAGTATTTTGAATAGTGATTTATTGCGTTTCTATACTCCTGAAGGATTAAAAGAAATTGATCCCGCTTCTTATGATTACCAGAACCAAATTGAACAATTAAAAACGATCAACGAAGAACTGGGCGATAAATCAACGAGTTTATATCATCTAAACGGTGGTCGCTCAACAGCTGATTTATATAAAACTAATGCTCCTGAGTTAAAAACCAATGATGAAGAAATACCAGTCGCTAGCGACGAACCCGTTGAAACAGAAACAACTAATTAA
- a CDS encoding ISLre2 family transposase encodes MNKIISKVYQIIKDSNNLIETEEAIQVYMYEVFSELVGDVFTHINQVIKEEKQLEGWKVKREDWKTVQFIFGPVRYYRTLMVDHTDQNHYPLDEWLGIRKYQRHSPLVEVKVAELASKATYRDTATMLNEWTAVTISHQTVGSLLKRVGSAQAREDEESVLELEEAAELPEGKKVDYFYAEADGVFVRGTEKKKSLEVRHAILYEGWNKNGKRVSLKEPKAIMTTKKTAGFWAEVQAFTANHYALQQAQVITNSDGGQGYTADRFQEAFSQSNYPVLNQLDSYHVFQGLNRAFGVKTNVFKQQVKQALKTHDLDHLTIWLDTYESTLDETAAVEKLNTFRTYVLRNWDRIFDWREKVEQAPKGARGLGAMESNQRHISFRMKKRGMHWSAEGCEAMVKVKQGMFNHTLREDYLHQQNRSARQQRKLNQTVRLSSLLHEKTRQSVGAKNGIIPLYASRSSAIGQLIKSFR; translated from the coding sequence ATGAATAAGATTATATCAAAGGTTTACCAAATAATAAAGGATTCAAACAATTTAATAGAGACAGAAGAAGCTATTCAGGTTTATATGTATGAAGTATTTTCTGAATTAGTGGGAGATGTCTTCACTCATATCAATCAGGTGATCAAAGAGGAGAAACAACTTGAAGGTTGGAAAGTGAAACGAGAAGATTGGAAAACGGTCCAATTTATTTTCGGTCCCGTTCGGTACTATCGTACCTTAATGGTAGATCACACGGATCAGAATCATTATCCACTAGATGAGTGGTTAGGCATTCGAAAATATCAGCGTCATAGTCCATTAGTAGAAGTAAAAGTGGCTGAGTTGGCGAGTAAAGCTACTTATCGAGATACTGCAACTATGCTAAATGAATGGACGGCTGTCACAATCAGCCACCAAACAGTTGGCAGTCTTCTTAAACGCGTTGGATCAGCACAAGCACGTGAAGATGAAGAAAGCGTATTGGAGCTAGAAGAAGCAGCTGAATTACCAGAAGGGAAAAAAGTGGACTATTTCTATGCCGAAGCGGATGGCGTTTTTGTTCGTGGAACAGAAAAGAAAAAAAGCTTAGAAGTTCGTCATGCCATTCTTTACGAAGGCTGGAATAAAAACGGAAAACGCGTTTCCTTAAAGGAACCTAAAGCCATTATGACGACTAAAAAAACCGCTGGTTTTTGGGCAGAGGTTCAAGCCTTTACAGCGAATCATTATGCCTTACAACAAGCCCAAGTCATTACCAATAGTGACGGTGGACAAGGCTATACTGCAGATAGATTCCAAGAAGCTTTTTCTCAATCGAATTATCCCGTTCTCAATCAGCTAGACTCTTATCATGTCTTCCAAGGCTTGAATCGTGCATTTGGCGTGAAAACTAACGTTTTTAAACAGCAGGTCAAGCAAGCATTAAAGACGCATGATTTAGATCATTTAACTATTTGGCTGGATACGTATGAAAGTACGTTAGACGAAACAGCAGCAGTGGAAAAACTGAATACATTTAGAACCTATGTTTTACGGAATTGGGATCGGATTTTCGATTGGCGCGAAAAAGTAGAACAGGCTCCGAAAGGCGCCAGAGGATTAGGCGCAATGGAGTCGAATCAACGACACATCTCTTTTCGCATGAAAAAGCGAGGAATGCATTGGAGTGCAGAAGGTTGCGAAGCTATGGTAAAGGTAAAACAAGGGATGTTCAATCACACCTTGCGTGAAGACTATCTTCACCAACAAAATAGAAGTGCGAGACAACAACGCAAGCTGAACCAAACGGTTCGTTTATCGTCGTTATTGCATGAGAAAACACGGCAGTCAGTCGGGGCAAAGAATGGGATCATTCCATTGTATGCCTCTCGTTCATCGGCAATAGGACAATTAATTAAAAGTTTTCGTTAA
- a CDS encoding VanZ family protein has translation MYFLQSLFDLTENMFGDSINHFPLIELIFYSLDQALFYFIFWVVGRSLYLIFVNRKKEAFNIRREVILSTFIFYVILLVHLTVFREENRIGNVELSIRSLDQINLTPFVHTFKLTEGVTLFDYYYNLYGNILWFIPMGFGTAYLMKKKPFFFKTLLIGFSVSFSIETMQFLFQTGIADIDDLIFNTTGTLVGLLLYIVSHWIYCKIRAEKERKSE, from the coding sequence ATGTATTTTTTACAAAGTTTATTTGACTTAACAGAGAATATGTTCGGAGATTCAATCAATCATTTTCCATTAATCGAGCTCATCTTTTATAGTCTGGATCAAGCATTATTTTATTTTATCTTTTGGGTAGTGGGGCGTAGTCTTTATCTTATTTTTGTCAACAGGAAGAAAGAGGCTTTTAACATCCGGCGAGAAGTTATTTTAAGCACCTTTATTTTTTATGTCATTTTATTGGTACATTTAACAGTCTTTCGAGAAGAGAACAGGATTGGGAACGTAGAACTGTCTATTCGATCTCTAGATCAAATTAATTTGACGCCTTTTGTTCATACCTTTAAACTGACAGAAGGAGTGACTTTGTTTGACTATTATTATAATTTGTATGGAAACATCCTTTGGTTCATCCCGATGGGGTTTGGTACGGCTTATTTAATGAAAAAAAAGCCCTTTTTCTTTAAAACTTTATTGATTGGTTTTAGTGTATCTTTTTCAATTGAAACCATGCAATTTTTATTTCAAACAGGGATCGCTGATATAGATGACTTGATTTTCAATACGACCGGAACACTAGTAGGATTGCTGCTCTATATAGTCAGCCACTGGATCTACTGTAAAATAAGAGCTGAAAAAGAAAGAAAAAGTGAGTAG